A window from Primulina eburnea isolate SZY01 chromosome 2, ASM2296580v1, whole genome shotgun sequence encodes these proteins:
- the LOC140823137 gene encoding aquaporin PIP2-2-like — protein MAKDGSEAFAVKDYHDPPPAPLVGFDELARWSFYRALIAEFLATVLFLYVSVMTVIGYKSQIDPDKGGNGCDGVGSLGIAWVFGGMIFVLVYCTAGISGGHLNPAVTFGLFLARKVSLIRTLLYMAAQCLGAICGVGLVKALQSSQFNKYGGGANQLAAGYSKGVGLGAEIIGTFVLEYTVFSATDPKRNARDSHVPVLAPLPIGFAVFVVVLATSPITGTGINPARSFGAAVIYNNNAVWDDQWLFWVGPFIGAAIAAFYHKYIIRAAAIKAFGSHRSNV, from the exons ATGGCGAAGGACGGTAGTGAAGCTTTCGCGGTGAAGGATTACCACGATCCGCCGCCGGCTCCGCTGGTGGGTTTCGACGAGCTAGCGAGATGGTCGTTTTACAGAGCGTTGATTGCTGAGTTTTTAGCCACTGTTCTGTTCCTCTACGTCTCCGTCATGACGGTCATAGGGTACAAGAGCCAGATAGACCCCGACAAAGGCGGCAATGGGTGTGACGGCGTCGGCAGCCTCGGGATTGCTTGGGTGTTTGGGGGAATGATCTTCGTGCTTGTTTACTGCACCGCCGGGATCTCAG GAGGGCACCTGAACCCGGCGGTGACGTTCGGGCTGTTCTTGGCTCGCAAGGTGTCGCTAATAAGAACGTTGCTGTATATGGCGGCGCAGTGTTTGGGTGCAATCTGTGGCGTGGGCTTGGTTAAGGCATTGCAATCATCTCAGTTCAACAAATACGGTGGCGGAGCGAACCAGTTGGCCGCCGGATACAGTAAAGGCGTGGGTTTGGGAGCTGAAATCATCGGCACCTTTGTTTTGGAGTACACTGTTTTCTCCGCCACTGATCCTAAAAGAAATGCTAGAGACTCCCATGTCCCT GTCTTGGCTCCACTACCCATTGGATTCGCAGTGTTCGTGGTGGTGCTAGCCACCAGCCCCATCACGGGCACCGGCATCAACCCGGCTCGGAGTTTCGGGGCTGCCGTGATCTACAACAACAACGCAGTCTGGGATGATCAA TGGCTCTTTTGGGTTGGACCTTTCATTGGAGCTGCCATTGCTGcattctatcacaagtacatcataagggCAGCTGCCATTAAAGCTTTCGGATCGCACAGGAGCAATGTCTAA